In Exiguobacterium sp. 9-2, the genomic window GTCTAATATTGCCTCGTCTCTCGGTTCCTGTCAAGCGTTTGCTTCTTTTTCAAGAATCAACGTTACAGGCCCATCATTAATGAGCGCGATATCCATCATGGCACCGAACTGACCTGTCTCGACCGTCAGTCCTTGCGCACGAAGACGTTCATTGAACGCTTCATACAACTCATTGGCAACATCCGGTTTCGCCGCTTCCGTGAAGGCTGGACGACGTCCTTTTTTGACATCACCATACAGCGTGAACTGCGAGACG contains:
- the dtd gene encoding D-aminoacyl-tRNA deacylase, whose product is MRVVLQRVKEASVTVDQKIIGQIKQGFLLLVGVTHEDTIDQVNWLADKIAGLRVFEDEEERMNRSLQDVDGQILSVSQFTLYGDVKKGRRPAFTEAAKPDVANELYEAFNERLRAQGLTVETGQFGAMMDIALINDGPVTLILEKEANA